CTCCCCTAAGAATCTCGCCCCCTCCCAACGGAGTTGGGAGGGGGTCGGGGGGAGGGCAGTGCCACTTTTTCGGCGGGCCAGCTTGCGTGACAAGCGCCTGAGGGCCAGCACATCGCAAGCCGCATTGGAAAGTACCCGTACAAAGCCAAATTGAGAATTGCTGCCGAGAGCGCTGAGTCGGGAGATAATGGCGCGGCATCGTCGTGTCTGGAGAAGTGATCGACGTCGCTCACCCTCACGCCGCCGAGGCGAACGGGTTTGAGACGACGACCTGATCGTATTGCTGTCCGGGATTGAGGTCTTCGGACCAGACGATCTCGCAGTCCAGCGCGGCGGCACTGGTGAGCATCATCGCATCCCAGAACGCCAGTCGGTGGCGGCCTTGAAGCTGGATCGCAGCCAGGATGTCATCTACTCCCGGCTGATGCACACGCCAAACGCCCAGATCAGCAATGATCTGGCTGGCCGTCTCCGGTTTGAGAGGCCGGGCGACCTTCTGTGTGATGGTGACGTAGAACTCCTGCAGAATCTGGACACTGAGGCAACCGGTCCGGTTCGCCCAAAGCTCGCCGAGCAGTTCCCTCGCCCGCCTGTGCTTTTCGCCCGCCGATTGATCGTGCGCGTAGACGAGCACGTTGGTGTCCACGAACTGGGGCGATTCAGCGTCGCTCATGCAGATCCTCGCGCTTGAGCTTGAGCCGCCCATGCGTGCCCAGATCGGCGGCGTGTTCTAGTTGCCGCATGTGCCGCCGCCGAGCGCGACCGTACGCTTCCTCCTGCTCAGCCAGTTGGGTGAGCGCTTTCGTTAGCAGCGCTGACACCGATGTCTGCTGCTGGGCGGCGATCACTTTGATGCGGACGAGCGTCTTTTTGGGCAGGGCCAATGTGATATTTTGTGTTTCCATGAATCCTCCACGTAAACCAGTGTATCACGGAAAAGCGTGAAAGGCAACTTGAGGGAGCGCGAAAACATTGCGCCGGTCGAGTGGGCGCAGAGTCGCTGGCCCGACGGGACGCTGTGGATGCCGTAGGGGTCGTTTGGAACACGAACGACGCGAAAGAGCGCGAAAGACACGATAAGAGCGTGCACTTTCGCGGCTCTTGCGCTCCAGACTCGCCGTTGCATGTCTCAGTTCGTCAGATGACGGAACCTTGTCCGCTTTTCGGCCAATCTTCCGGTTATTGGTATAATCACTTGCCGTGACGAAGATGGCGGTCTGCTATGTGGGCAGGCTGGTGTCTATCTCGGCACCTTATCTGTGGAGTTCAACGCCTAAGCATGGGTACACCAACTGGAATCGCGCCGCACGGCGGCGTGCTGGTCGACCGGGTCCTGACCGACGCGGCGCTCGATGCGGCGCGCGCCAGAGTCGCCGGGCTTACGCCGGTCAAACTGACGCCGGTCGCCGAGTCTGACCTCGAAATGATTGCGATCGGCGCGCTGTCGCCGCTGACCGGTTTCATGGGCAAGGCCGACTATGAGCGCGTCGTGTCCGAGATGCGGCTCGCCAACGGCCTGGTCTGGTCGATGCCGATCACGCTGCCGGTCGATGCGGCTACCGCCGACGGGCTAAAGATCGGGCAGGAGGTCGCACTGGTCAGCGGTTCGGGCCAGACGATGGGCCTGCTCACGATTAGTGAGAAGTATAGCTACGACAAGGCGCGCGAGGCGCAGAACGTCTACCGCACCACCGAAACGGCGCACCCTGGCGTCGCGCGTCTGATGGCGCAAGGCGATGTGCTGTTGGCTGGCGATGTCTGGCTGACTGAGCGCTCCGCGAATCGCCCGTTCCCGGAGTTCCAGAACGAACCGGCGCAGTTGCGCGCAAAGTTTCGCGAGCGCGGCTGGAAGCGCGTGGTCGGTTTCCAGACCCGCAACCCGATCCACCGCTCGCACGAGTACATCCAGAAGACGGCGCTGGAGATCATGGACGGCCTGCTGCTGCACCCGCTGGTGGGGGAGACGCGCAGCGAGGACATCCCGGCTGACGTGCGCATGGAGTCGTACCAGGTGTTGCTGAAGGGTTACTACCCGGCCGAGCGCGTGGTGCTGAGCGTCTTCCCGGCCGCGATGCGATACGCCGGCCCGCGCGAGGCGATCTTCCACGCCATCTGCCGCAAGAACTACGGCTGCACGCACTTCATCGTCGGGCGCGACCATGCCGGCGTCGGCAACTACTACGGCACCTACGACGCCCAGCGCATCTTCGACGAATTCAAGCCGGAAGAGCTCGGCATCACGCCGCTCTTCTTTGAGCATACCTTCTACTGCAAAGTCTGCGCGGCGGTCGTGTCCGCTAAGACCTGTCCGCACCCCGCGAGCGACCATCTGGTCGTCAGTGGGACGCAGGTGCGCCAGATGTTGCGCGCCGGGCAGTTGCTGCCGCCGGAGTTCACGCGGCCGGAGGTATCGCAGGTGCTCATGAAAGGGATGCGCGCCGATGGGAACGCCTAAAGTCCTGATTATCGGCCTGGACTGCGCCGAGCCGTCGCTGGTCTTCGACCAGTGGCGTTCCGAACTGCCGAACCTGGCGTCGCTGGCGGGCGGCGGTCACTGGGGCGAGCTGGAGTCGTGCATGCCGGCAATCACCGTGCCGGCCTGGATGACGATGATGACGTCGCGCCAGCCGGGCGAGCTCGGTATCTACGGCTTCCGCAACCGCGCCGACTATTCGTACGACAAGATGGCGATGGTCACGTCGCGCACGGTCGTACATGACACGGTCTGGGACATCCTCTCGCGGCAGGGCAAGCAGTGCGTCGTGATCGGCGTGCCGCCGACCTACCCGCTGAAGCCGGTCAACGGCGCGATGATCTCGTGCTTCCTGACGCCGTCGGCCAAATCGCAATTCACCTACCCGGACGAGTTGCGCGGCGAGGTCGAGGCGCTGGTCGGCGAGTACATGGTCGACGTTTCGAACTTCCGCACCGACGACAAGGACTGGCTGCTGGCGCAGATCTACCAGATGACCGAGAAGCGCTTCAAGGTCGGCAACGCGTGGATCCGCAGCAAACCGTGGGACTTCTTCATGCTGATGGAGATTGGCGTCGACCGCATCCATCACGCGTTCTGGAAGTACATGGATCCGCTGCACCCCAAGCACGTGCCGGGCAACAAGTACATCAACGCCATCCGCGACTACTACAAGTTCGTGGACGCGCAGATCGGCGAGATGCTGAAGGCGATTGACGGCGACACCAGCGTGTTTATCGTGTCGGACCACGGCGCAAAGCGCATGGACGGCGGCATCGTCTTCAACGAGTGGCTGCGGCGTGAAGGCTACCTGGTGCTGAAGGAAGAGCCGCAGGGCATCATCCCGTTCGGCAAGGCGCAGGTCGACTGGTCGAAGACGAAGGCATGGGGTGAGGGCGGCTACTACGGGCGGCTGTTCATGAACGTCGAGGGCCGAGAGCCGCAGGGCATTGTTCCGGCAGCGCAGTACGAGGCGACTCGCGACGAGTTGATCGCGAAGCTGTCCACCATCGCTGACGACAAGGGCCGCAACATCGGCACCCAGGCGTACAAGCCGGAAGCGGTCTATCGCTCGATCCGTAACGTGCCGCCCGACCTGATCGTCTACTTCGGCGACCTATACTGGCGCTCGATCGGCAGCCTGGGCTACAATAGCATTCACACGTTCGACAACGATTCGGGGCCGGACGACGCCAACCACGCGCAGTACGGCATGTTCATCCTGCGTGAGCCGAACGGCAGCGGCCGGCCGCGCGCGAAGGGCGCGCGCATCTACGACATCGCGCCGACCGTGCTGAACATCATGGGTGTGCCCGTGCCCGCCGAGATGACCGGGCGCGACATACGACTAGCAGCTAGTCGCTAGCAACTAGTGACTAGCTGCTAGCAACTAGCAACTAGTAGGGGATACGATTGGAACACAAAGGTTTTACGATCTGGTTTACCGGTCTGTCGGGCGCGGGCAAGTCCACGCTGTCCGAGATGCTGGCGGCCAACCTGCGCGGCCAGGGGTACAAGGTTGAGGTGCTCGATGGCGACGTGGTGCGTACGCACCTGAGCAAGGGGCTTGGCTTCAGCAAGGAAGACCGCGATACGCACATCCGTCGCGTCGGCTGGTTGTGTCAACTGCTGGCGCGCAACGGTGTGATCGCCATCGCGGCGGCGATCTCGCCGTACCGCGAGATTCGCGACGAAGTGCGCTCAATGCACAACGGCAACTTTGTCGAAGTGTATGTCGAGTGCCCGATCAATGTGCTGGCCGAGCGCGACGTGAAGGGATTGTACAAGAAGGCGCTGGCGGGCGAGATCAAAAATTTCACCGGCGTGTCCGATCCGTACGAAGCGCCGCTGCAGCCCGAGGTCATCGTGCGCAGCGACCGCGACTCGAAGGAACAGAGCGCGGCGCAGATCATGGACGCATTGCGGCGGCGCGCCCTCGTCGCCTGACGTGGCCGTCATCCCAGGCATGAGAGTGGAACTCGAACAGATCTGTCCGCTGCTCGGCACGCGCGCCGACCGGGCTACGCGCTTTGCGTACCCGACGCCGGAGCACCAGTGCTACGCGCATACGCGCGTCTCGCCGCTGACGCAAGACGAGCAGCAGGCGTTCTGCCTGGGCGCGTATACAACGTGCCGCTTCTACCTGGCGCATCAGAGCCGCAAGCAGGCGACGCAGGCGGCCAGCGAGTCGCTCGAGCGCGTGTCGACGCCGACCGCGCCCTGGCGGCCAAGCCCGTACCTGATCGCGACTGGCGCGCTTCTGGCGGTCATTGTCTGCGGGGCGCTGCTGCTGGCGAGCGGCCTGCCGCAGATGGCGGCCGAGGCGATGATCCCGACCAGCACGCCGACGATCACGCGCACGCCGACCCGCACGCCAATCCCGCCGACGCTCACCCCGACAGCCACGCCCGTGCCGCCGACAGTGACGCCGACGCCGACCGCGACAATTCCGCCGACCCCGACGCCGATTATCTACGTTGTGCAGTCCGGCGATACGCTGGGCGCCATCGCCGCCAAGTACGGCGTTTCGACGCAGGCGATCATGGATGCCAACGGCATCACCGACGCGCGGCTGATTCGCGTCGGCACACGGCTGGTCATCCCGCCCCCGCCGCGCCCGGCCGGGCCGGCGGCCACGCCGACCCGCGCCTGATGGCCTTGCGGCCGACCCGCCGAATGTTCACGCCAGCGGCAAGCGCCCGTCCTCTGCCGGTCCTGCGGCACGCCGTCTGGTCGCTGCTCGCGCTGCTGATCTTCATCCCTCTGGCGCTGTGGGGCGTCTCGCTCGAACAGGCGGCCCGGCTGCTCTCCCGCGCCGATGCGTGGCCAGTCGCGCTGGCAGTCGTGCTGTTCGCGCTGACCACTCTCGCGCGTGCCTGGCGCTGGCGGGCGTTCTTCGCGGACTCACCAATTCTTGCAGACTCCTTTGCCGCGATCGCCATCGGGCAGGTCGCTAACTTCATGCTGCCGGCACGGCTCGGCGACCTGGCGCGCGTGGCCGTCCTGCGGCGGCGCGCCGGCCAACCGGCCGCGCGCATTGCGGGCACGCTCGTCGCCGAGAAGATCGTTGACCTGGCAATGCTGGCGCTGGCGGCCATAGCCTGTGCCCCGTTCGTGCCGCTGCCAGGTTGGCTGGTTGATCCGGGCTTGCGCGGCGCGACGATCCTGGTGGCTGCCGCAGTTATCCTGGGCGTGGCATACGCCCGGCGCGGTTGGCTGCGCAATATCGCGCTGCGGGTTGTCGCGCGGTTCGCGCCGTCGCGCGCAGCCGAGGTTGGGCGGCAGATCGATCTGGCCGCCGGCGGTTTCGACCCGTTCGCGCGGCGCGTTCTGCTGACGACGATTCTGCCCTGGTCATTCATCATCCTTCTGCTAATGATTGCCACCAACTACGTGCTCTTCCTGTCCCTGCCGTGGCGCTCGCCATCGGCACCCGCGACGTTGCTGCCCGCTACGCTTCTGCTCGTCGTCCTGCAGATCGGCGTGGCGCTGCCGAGCACGCCGGGGCGGCTGGGGGTCTTTCAGGTGCTCGTCAGCCTGACGCTAGCGCTGTTCAACGCTGGCAGCGATCTGGCATTCAGCTATGGCATGCTGCTGTACCTGGTCATTGCGCTGTCGCAGGTGGTGCTGGCCGCGCCGTTCCTGTGGCAGGAGGCGGCCGGCTGGCGCGCCGCGCGCCGCAAAGCGGGCCCCGCATGATCTCTGTCATTATTCCCGCGCACAATGCCGAGGCAACGATTGCCGACTGCCTGCGATGCTTGCAGTCACAGACGCGCGGCGCGCCAGACGAACTGCTCGTGGTGGATGACGATTCATCCGATCAGACGGCGGCGCGCGCGGAGGCGCTGGGCGCACGGGTAATCCGGCTGCCGCGCGTCGGTCCGGCTGCGGCGCGCAATGCGGGCATGGCCGCGGCGCGCGGCGACTTTATTCTGTTCACGGATGCCGATTGCAGCCCCGCGCCAGACTGGATCGCCCAACTACTCACGCCGTTGCATTCTTCCGCGACAGCCGGCGTGAAGGGGGCGTATGCCACCCGCCAGCGCCAATGGGTTCCGCGCATGGTGCAGTTGGAGTTTGAGGAACGCTACGACCGATTGCAAGCTGCGCCGCACATCGATTTCTTTGATACCCACTCGTTGGCCCTGCGCAAAAGCGCACAGCAGACGCTTGGCGCGTTTGATACGGCGCTGGCCAACAACGAAGACGTGGATATGGCGTACCGCTTCGTTGCCGGCGGCTTTCACATCGCGTTCAACCGTCGCGCGGTCGTGTACCATCGACATCCGGCCGACTGGCTGACCTACATTCGCGTGAAATTCTGGCGCGGTTACGGGCGCATGCAGGTCTATCGCCGCTATCCCGGCCGGATGATCGAAGACTCCTATACACCCAATAACCTCAAATTGCAGATTGTTCTGCTGGGGGCCGCGGCCGTCGCCGCTGCGCTGTCGCTGTCCGGGCTATTCAGCAGTTGGGTCGCCGCATTCCTGATCGTTGCGTGCCTGTTGGCAGGCTGGCCGCTGTACCGGGTCGCGTGGCGGCACGACCGGGCGCTGCTGCCGCTGTTGCCCCTGTTCGTCTTCGCGCGCGCGCTCGCGATTGGCCTGGGTGCGGCCTTTGGCATCCTGACATTGATTGGCGTCATGCCGCTCCTGAGCGAGCGGGGACGCGGTCGCACCTGAGCCGGATGGTTACGCAGTCGCGCAGTGTGGGGCGCATTTCGTTGCTCATCGCCGCCGTGCTGTTTGGCGCATCGCTCGCCGTTTATGCGTTGACGATGGCGCCCGGCCTGACCTGGCGGCACGATGGCGCAGACGGCGGCGACCTGGCGCGCGCCGCGATGCTGGGCAGCGTGCCGCATCCGACCGGCTACCCAACGTACCTGCTGCTGGCGCGGCTGTTCCTGCAGTGGCCCGCCGGCGACGCGGCGTATCGCCTCAACTTGCTGTCCGCGGTGTGTACGGCGGCGGCGGTGGCGTTGTTCGGCTTGTGGCAGGCGCGCGCGCCTGCGTCACCGGCGCGGTACGCGGGCGCGGGCGCCGGTGCGTTGGCGTTGGCCTTCGCGCCGCTCGTCTGGTCGCAGGCGCTGATCGCGGAAGTGCACGGCCTGCAGTTGTTGCTGGCGGTGGTCGCTATGGCGGCGATCGATCGCTGCGGGCGGTCGCTGCGCCCCCGGCATGCCTTTGCCGCCGGGCTGGCGTTCGGCGCCGGACTGGGCAACCATGTGACGCTGGTCTTTCTTGCGCCGGTCGTGCTCGCGGCGCTCTGGCGCTGCCGCACCGCGCGGGCCGTCGCGCCGCCTGTGGTGCTGGGGCTGGCGCTTGGTCTGAGCGTCTATCTGGTTCTACCGCTATCCGCCGTATTCGGTGCCGCGTCGCCGTGGGGCAACGTGGATACGCTCGATGCGTTTGTAGCCTACCTGACCGGCGACATCTATCACAGCGTTCTGTTTGGAGTGCCCGCCGTCGATGGTCTGAACCGCTGGCTCTCGCTGCCGTCGCTGGTCCTCGCGGAGTTTGCGCCGTGGGGCGTATTGGCGGCAGCGGTCGGCGCGTCGGCCATCTGGCGCCGCTCTCGCCTGGAACTCGTATCGCTGGCGGCCTGCGTGCTAGCGAGCGCGCTCTTCAGCGCCGGGTACAACACGAGCGACGCATATCGCTACCTGATGGTTGCCTGGCTCGTCCTGGCGATCTGGCTGGCCGAAGGGGTTAGTGTTCTTGGCGCGACGATCGCCGAACGAGGCGGCACGCGTGCGTTCGCCTTCGCCGTGACGGTCTGGGCGGCGTTTTCAGCGTTATGGATCGCTGGTCGCTGGCCGGAGATGGACATTTCAAGCGACACGGCCGCGGAGAGCGAAACGGCACAGGTGCTGGCGGCGCTGCCTCCGCGCGCACTGCTGGTCACCAACACCGACCGCCAGACATTTGCGCTGTGGTATCATATAGACTCACGCGGGCAGCGGCCGGACGCGGTCGTGATCGATCGCACTCTGCTGGCCTATGCCCCATATCGGGCCTATCTGTCGCGACGCTGGGGCGTCTCGGCGGACGCCGGTTCGGATCTGCGCGACTGGGTCGCTGCACTGGGTGTGCGGCCCGTCATGGTTCTGGACCCGGCCGGCATATTGCGCGCACCCGACGCGCTCGATGCACCGGCGCCTTGAAAGGAAAGGGTCGCCGCTGCGGTGCGGCCCGTCAGCATACTCTGCGACGCGGCCGGGAGCCGGCGCACACTAAATCAATCGCACACGCCAGCATGTTGATAAGCCGTTGTCTACGCCATACGCTATGTCGACCGCCCGGACGGTGACGCGCTCGCCGCGCCGCCTGGCGCAGCCGCGCCTGTTGGTCTGGCTCGGCCTGCTGCTGATCACCGTCGGCGTGCTGGGCGTGTGCGCGCGCGCGGCGCTGCGCGTGAGCGACCTGCAAGCCCAGGTGCAACTCCTGTCGCGCATGGCGTCGCCGGGGGGCCGTATCGACGTGCGCCAGGGCCGGCTGTCGGTCAAAGCGATCCGGGCCGACCTGTCGAGCTTGCGTTCCATGGCGCGTCCGCTCTTCCCGCTATTGCCGGCGCTGCGCTCGCTGCCGGCGATTGGGGCGGATGCGGCCCAGGGCGAGGCGCTGCTGAACTGGTCGCTTGATCTGGCTGCGGCGGCCGACAGCCTGCTGGATGGCTGGGGGCCGGTGCTGGATGCCGGGCTGAACATGGAGCGCGCCGTCGAACCGCTCGCACTGGCGCATGACCAGTTCGCGCTGGCGCGGGCGTATCTGGCGCGCGCCGCGACGTGGCAGTCGCGTATTGATCCGGCGGCACTGTCGCCGCGCACCGCGGCACTATTCGAGCGCGCTGTACCGATGGTACCGCTCGCACAACTGGCGGCCGATGGCAGTCTGGTTGCGCCGGACCTGCTCGGCAGCGCGGCGCCGCGCTCCTACCTGGTTGTCGCGCAGAACGAGGACGAGCTGCGCGCCACGGGCGGGTTTGTGTCGGCGGTCGGTCTGGTGACCGTGGATCATGGTCACATCAGCGAACTGATATTCATGGATTCCTATGCGGTTGACGATCTGACGCGCACCTACCCGCAGCCGCCGGATGCACTGCAACGCATCATGCGCGCCGGAACGTGGTTGTTTCGCGACGCGAACTGGTCGCCCGACTTTCCGACGTCGGCGCGCACGCTCGCAGACCTGTTTGCCGCCGGGCAGCAGCGCAGTATTGACGGCGTCATCGCCGTCGATCAGGCGGCGGTGCAGTCGGTCGTGGCCGCCTTTGCGCCGCTCGCTGTCGGCGCCGAGCGCCCGGAGAGCGTGACGGCTGACAACCTGATCGCCTTTTTGCGTGAGTCATGGCTGCCGGCCACCAGCCTCAGCAGCAACTCCGGGCGCAAAGGGTTCGTCGGCCAGTTGGCCAAAGCGATTCAGAATCGCGTGGTGTCCGGCGGACCGGTGGACGGCGCGCGACTGGCACGCGGCGTCTACGACGCGCTCCAGCAGCGCCATATCGCGATCTGGCCGGGCGATTCGCCGCTGAGCGATTCGCTGGGCGCGCTCGGCTGGGATGGCGCCGTGCGCAGCCAGGCGCCTAATTACCTGATGGTGGTGGACTCCAATGTCGGCTTCAACAAGGCCAACGCGTTGGTCACATCCGCATACCTGCTTGACGTG
This Chloroflexota bacterium DNA region includes the following protein-coding sequences:
- the sat gene encoding sulfate adenylyltransferase, whose product is MGTPTGIAPHGGVLVDRVLTDAALDAARARVAGLTPVKLTPVAESDLEMIAIGALSPLTGFMGKADYERVVSEMRLANGLVWSMPITLPVDAATADGLKIGQEVALVSGSGQTMGLLTISEKYSYDKAREAQNVYRTTETAHPGVARLMAQGDVLLAGDVWLTERSANRPFPEFQNEPAQLRAKFRERGWKRVVGFQTRNPIHRSHEYIQKTALEIMDGLLLHPLVGETRSEDIPADVRMESYQVLLKGYYPAERVVLSVFPAAMRYAGPREAIFHAICRKNYGCTHFIVGRDHAGVGNYYGTYDAQRIFDEFKPEELGITPLFFEHTFYCKVCAAVVSAKTCPHPASDHLVVSGTQVRQMLRAGQLLPPEFTRPEVSQVLMKGMRADGNA
- a CDS encoding DUF2723 domain-containing protein, translating into MVTQSRSVGRISLLIAAVLFGASLAVYALTMAPGLTWRHDGADGGDLARAAMLGSVPHPTGYPTYLLLARLFLQWPAGDAAYRLNLLSAVCTAAAVALFGLWQARAPASPARYAGAGAGALALAFAPLVWSQALIAEVHGLQLLLAVVAMAAIDRCGRSLRPRHAFAAGLAFGAGLGNHVTLVFLAPVVLAALWRCRTARAVAPPVVLGLALGLSVYLVLPLSAVFGAASPWGNVDTLDAFVAYLTGDIYHSVLFGVPAVDGLNRWLSLPSLVLAEFAPWGVLAAAVGASAIWRRSRLELVSLAACVLASALFSAGYNTSDAYRYLMVAWLVLAIWLAEGVSVLGATIAERGGTRAFAFAVTVWAAFSALWIAGRWPEMDISSDTAAESETAQVLAALPPRALLVTNTDRQTFALWYHIDSRGQRPDAVVIDRTLLAYAPYRAYLSRRWGVSADAGSDLRDWVAALGVRPVMVLDPAGILRAPDALDAPAP
- a CDS encoding LysM peptidoglycan-binding domain-containing protein, with amino-acid sequence MRVELEQICPLLGTRADRATRFAYPTPEHQCYAHTRVSPLTQDEQQAFCLGAYTTCRFYLAHQSRKQATQAASESLERVSTPTAPWRPSPYLIATGALLAVIVCGALLLASGLPQMAAEAMIPTSTPTITRTPTRTPIPPTLTPTATPVPPTVTPTPTATIPPTPTPIIYVVQSGDTLGAIAAKYGVSTQAIMDANGITDARLIRVGTRLVIPPPPRPAGPAATPTRA
- a CDS encoding PIN domain-containing protein, with the protein product MSDAESPQFVDTNVLVYAHDQSAGEKHRRARELLGELWANRTGCLSVQILQEFYVTITQKVARPLKPETASQIIADLGVWRVHQPGVDDILAAIQLQGRHRLAFWDAMMLTSAAALDCEIVWSEDLNPGQQYDQVVVSNPFASAA
- the cysC gene encoding adenylyl-sulfate kinase, which gives rise to MEHKGFTIWFTGLSGAGKSTLSEMLAANLRGQGYKVEVLDGDVVRTHLSKGLGFSKEDRDTHIRRVGWLCQLLARNGVIAIAAAISPYREIRDEVRSMHNGNFVEVYVECPINVLAERDVKGLYKKALAGEIKNFTGVSDPYEAPLQPEVIVRSDRDSKEQSAAQIMDALRRRALVA
- a CDS encoding glycosyltransferase, giving the protein MISVIIPAHNAEATIADCLRCLQSQTRGAPDELLVVDDDSSDQTAARAEALGARVIRLPRVGPAAARNAGMAAARGDFILFTDADCSPAPDWIAQLLTPLHSSATAGVKGAYATRQRQWVPRMVQLEFEERYDRLQAAPHIDFFDTHSLALRKSAQQTLGAFDTALANNEDVDMAYRFVAGGFHIAFNRRAVVYHRHPADWLTYIRVKFWRGYGRMQVYRRYPGRMIEDSYTPNNLKLQIVLLGAAAVAAALSLSGLFSSWVAAFLIVACLLAGWPLYRVAWRHDRALLPLLPLFVFARALAIGLGAAFGILTLIGVMPLLSERGRGRT
- a CDS encoding flippase-like domain-containing protein; the protein is MFTPAASARPLPVLRHAVWSLLALLIFIPLALWGVSLEQAARLLSRADAWPVALAVVLFALTTLARAWRWRAFFADSPILADSFAAIAIGQVANFMLPARLGDLARVAVLRRRAGQPAARIAGTLVAEKIVDLAMLALAAIACAPFVPLPGWLVDPGLRGATILVAAAVILGVAYARRGWLRNIALRVVARFAPSRAAEVGRQIDLAAGGFDPFARRVLLTTILPWSFIILLLMIATNYVLFLSLPWRSPSAPATLLPATLLLVVLQIGVALPSTPGRLGVFQVLVSLTLALFNAGSDLAFSYGMLLYLVIALSQVVLAAPFLWQEAAGWRAARRKAGPA
- a CDS encoding alkaline phosphatase family protein encodes the protein MGTPKVLIIGLDCAEPSLVFDQWRSELPNLASLAGGGHWGELESCMPAITVPAWMTMMTSRQPGELGIYGFRNRADYSYDKMAMVTSRTVVHDTVWDILSRQGKQCVVIGVPPTYPLKPVNGAMISCFLTPSAKSQFTYPDELRGEVEALVGEYMVDVSNFRTDDKDWLLAQIYQMTEKRFKVGNAWIRSKPWDFFMLMEIGVDRIHHAFWKYMDPLHPKHVPGNKYINAIRDYYKFVDAQIGEMLKAIDGDTSVFIVSDHGAKRMDGGIVFNEWLRREGYLVLKEEPQGIIPFGKAQVDWSKTKAWGEGGYYGRLFMNVEGREPQGIVPAAQYEATRDELIAKLSTIADDKGRNIGTQAYKPEAVYRSIRNVPPDLIVYFGDLYWRSIGSLGYNSIHTFDNDSGPDDANHAQYGMFILREPNGSGRPRAKGARIYDIAPTVLNIMGVPVPAEMTGRDIRLAASR
- a CDS encoding CopG family transcriptional regulator encodes the protein METQNITLALPKKTLVRIKVIAAQQQTSVSALLTKALTQLAEQEEAYGRARRRHMRQLEHAADLGTHGRLKLKREDLHERR
- a CDS encoding DUF4012 domain-containing protein, giving the protein MSTARTVTRSPRRLAQPRLLVWLGLLLITVGVLGVCARAALRVSDLQAQVQLLSRMASPGGRIDVRQGRLSVKAIRADLSSLRSMARPLFPLLPALRSLPAIGADAAQGEALLNWSLDLAAAADSLLDGWGPVLDAGLNMERAVEPLALAHDQFALARAYLARAATWQSRIDPAALSPRTAALFERAVPMVPLAQLAADGSLVAPDLLGSAAPRSYLVVAQNEDELRATGGFVSAVGLVTVDHGHISELIFMDSYAVDDLTRTYPQPPDALQRIMRAGTWLFRDANWSPDFPTSARTLADLFAAGQQRSIDGVIAVDQAAVQSVVAAFAPLAVGAERPESVTADNLIAFLRESWLPATSLSSNSGRKGFVGQLAKAIQNRVVSGGPVDGARLARGVYDALQQRHIAIWPGDSPLSDSLGALGWDGAVRSQAPNYLMVVDSNVGFNKANALVTSAYLLDVSLRPDLTAQNALTVTYRHGGTPPPLPCVQRVPDAGYNYDDLTNMCYWDYVRVVVPKGAPLTGASRQFIAGSRLLSRADSSGDPEVLASEDDRDAFASFIMVDSGGSRDLWYRYVLTQPVAGREADGLVHYRLTWQKQAGTRAARGRLRLTLPAGAQPAAVRVNRVAQPVRDSGVFPVSTIVVDFTLETDAEFDIAFALAGGMSR